In one Penaeus monodon isolate SGIC_2016 chromosome 20, NSTDA_Pmon_1, whole genome shotgun sequence genomic region, the following are encoded:
- the LOC119585969 gene encoding speract receptor-like, with amino-acid sequence MDLGTSEDDIAERMDWYNQITYFIMEAVIRNIKDVNVSNVWKLLLAYKDMIRSVEYFGIVMVEGLYFFGKGSLNQARFINYITYDVLAWKSLNQTKDFVQYIEEKVELFESQYVEYRNITEWRDLIRGNVEQAMNLVVADDYFYAMKRFTEELTSLQWYLLGVIKEYMVDETAYADTQVTLSIIVLVIVFIISPIIIIFASTLTVKGMELKREKRRCDRLIHQMLPKAVAIQLKKKKMVPAESFKEVSVYFSDIVGFTNICSESEPIQVISLLNSLYNMFDSRIEKYDVYKVETIGDAYMVVSGLPHPNGSRHAAELANMALDLLDGARSFVIPHRPDRPLEIRAGINSGPCVAGVVGTKMPRYCLFGDTVNVASRMESTGEAMEIHISQTTKQILEQMDGYAFEFRGYMEVKGKGSMPTFWLRKGPPTGPKTITLPQ; translated from the exons GTGGAA GCTCCTGCTCGCGTACAAGGATATGATTCGCTCCGTGGAATACTTCGGCATCGTTATGGTGGAAGGTCTCTACTTCTTCGGCAAAGGGAGCCTCAACCAAGCGAGATTCATCAACTACATCACCTACGACGTCCTCGCGTGGAAGTCTCTGAACCAGACAAAGGATTTCGTCCAGTATATCGAGGAGAAGGTGGAGCTGTTCGAGAGTCAATACGTGGAGTATAGAAACATCACGGAGTG GCGAGATCTGATTAGAGGCAACGTGGAACAGGCGATGAACCTGGTTGTTGCAGACGACTATTTCTATGCAATGAAGCGGTTTACGGAAGAGCTGACAAGTCTGCAGTGGTATCTGCTAGGCGTGATAAA GGAGTACATGGTCGATGAGACAGCCTACGCGGACACGCAAGTAACGCTGTCGATCATTGTGCTTGTCATTGTCTTCATTATCTCGCCGATCATCATT ATTTTCGCCTCGACTCTGACCGTCAAGGGAATGGAACTGAAGCGAGAGAAGCGGAGATGCGACCGACTGATCCACCAGATGCTGCCCAAAGCCGTGGCGATAcagctgaagaagaaaaaaatg GTGCCGGCCGAAAGTTTCAAGGAAGTCTCTGTGTACTTCAGTGACATCGTCGGCTTCACGAATATCTGTTCGGAGTCGGAACCTATTCAG GTGATCTCTCTTCTGAACTCTCTCTACAACATGTTCGATTCTCGCATTGAGAAGTATGACGTGTACAAAGTAGAGACGATCGGGGATGCATACATGGTGGTATCCGGTCTGCCTCATCCTAATG GTTCCCGCCACGCCGCCGAGCTGGCCAACATGGCGCTCGACCTGCTCGACGGCGCGCGCTCCTTCGTCATCCCGCACCGCCCCGACAGGCCGCTCGAAATCCGCGCTGGGATAAACTCCGGGCCGTGCGTGGcag GAGTGGTTGGGACTAAGATGCCGCGCTACTGTCTCTTTGGGGACACTGTGAACGTAGCGAGTAGGATGGAAAGCACgggagaag CCATGGAGATCCACATCAGCCAGACGACGAAGCAAATTCTAGAACAGATGGATGGCTATGCGTTCGAGTTCCGAGGGTACATGGAGGTGAAG GGTAAAGGTTCCATGCCGACCTTCTGGCTCCGCAAAGGCCCTCCCACCGGCCCGAAGACCATCACGCTGCCGCAGTGA